In Babylonia areolata isolate BAREFJ2019XMU chromosome 19, ASM4173473v1, whole genome shotgun sequence, a single window of DNA contains:
- the LOC143293977 gene encoding vesicular glutamate transporter 1-like, which produces MMMMTTAGQQKRRLFPSYRLAISVLSFCGMLLSAQSQSSMGAAMVCMVTCNGSDHNNTATRVSSALMVALGMGIRRVDTFDWDKPTQGWIHSSRFLGYYLAQLPSGFLTTYMTGKDMVTIGLVVMGTFDVITVLCAGQSFGLLIFVRFVQGVGNAFASTGCYDIVGKWVLSQESSLLAGLPGAGFYAGAFLGFVFPALVCDSPVLGWPYIFYVSGGLSLLFVAVWLAFADNSPESSRWASQEEKNFIMACKQDDMGKGKVRWSHTTSGPVWTRVAVLQIPWTAMARSGPLYAVAIAQTSGDVVIYLSFTVAPAFFTDVLHTSRGYADFVCGIPFILTVPWTILFGRSLDVLRQRDLISTSGARRLAQGIGNLGPAICYLLLTLMPSPSSHVGGAVVVYLLSLMAMSCVTSGWIANMSDLAPKFVGAVCTMSQSLALWTAFVVPVFVDNLTVHKTREQWNIVFYIIAGLQVVCFVGYYILSSGEIQPWANVREKSRPVTEYTLVPMEDDSD; this is translated from the exons atgatgatgatgacgacggcagGGCAGCAGAAACGCCGACTGTTCCCCTCGTACCGCCTGGCCATCTCGGTGCTGTCGTTCTGCGGCATGTTGCTGTCGGCCCAGTCTCAGAGCAGCATGGGGGCCGCCATGGTCTGCATGGTCACCTGCAATGGGTCTGACCACAACAACACGGCT ACACGTGTATCGTCAGCTTTGATGGTGGCTCTGGGGATGGGGATAAGACGTGTG gACACGTTCGACTGGGACAAGCCGACGCAGGGCTGGATACACAGCAGTCGTTTCCTTGGTTACTACCTGGCTCAGCTTCCGTCTGGCTTCCTGACGACCTACATGACGGGCAAGGACATGGTCACTATTGGCTTGGTTGTCATGGGAACGTTTGACGTCATCACCGTTCTGTGTGCGGGTCAGAGTTTCGGGCTGCTCATCTTCGTTCGCTTCGTGCAGGGGGTGGGGAAT GCTTTCGCTTCCACCGGCTGTTACGACATAGTAGGGAAGTGGGTGTTGAGTCAGGAGTCCTCCCTGTTGGCGGGGCTACCTGGGGCAG GGTTCTATGCCGGGGCTTTCCTCGGGTTCGTCTTTCCCGCCTTGGTTTGTGACAGTCCCGTTCTGGGATGGCCCTACATCTTCTACGTGTCAg GAGGCCTGTCTCTGCTGTTCGTGGCTGTGTGGCTGGCGTTCGCTGACAACAGCCCCGAGTCTTCCCGCTGGGCGAGCCAGGAAGAAAAGAACTTCATCATGGCCTGCAAGCAGGACGACATGGGCAAGGGCAAGGTGCGTTGGT CCCACACCACCAGCGGTCCGGTGTGGACACGGGTTGCTGTGCTGCAGATTCCGTGGACCGCCATGGCGCGGAGTGGACCCCTGTATGCTGTGGCCATCGCCCAGACGTCCGGTGATGTCGTCATTTACCTCTCCTTCACTGTCGCTCCTGCATTCTTCACTGACGTCCTTCACACGTCCAGAGGATAC GCAGACTTTGTGTGTGGCATTCCCTTCATTCTGACGGTACCATGGACCATCCTGTTCGGACGTTCTCTGGACGTCCTCAGACAGAGGGACCTCATCTCCACAAGTGGCGCCCGCCGCCTGGCGCAAGGCATCG GAAACCTGGGTCCAGCCATCTGCTACCTTCTGCTGACACTgatgccctccccctcctctcacgtGGGGGGCGCTGTGGTGGTCTACCTGCTGAGTCTGATGGCGATGTCCTGCGTCACTTCTGGTTGGATAGCCAACATGTCGGACCTGGCGCCGAAGTTTGTGGGGGCGGTGTGCACCATGTCCCAGAGTCTGGCGCTGTGGACTGCTTTCGTTGTGCCTGTCTTCGTGGACAACCTCACTGTGCAC AAAACAAGGGAACAGTGGAACATTGTCTTCTACATTATAGCCGGCTTACAGGTGGTCTGTTTTGTGGGCTACTATATTCTGTCTTCGGGCGAAATACAGCCGTGGGCCAATGTCCGGGAGAAGAGTAGACCTGTAACTGAATACACTCTGGTTCCCATGGAAGACGACTCCGACTGA